The DNA window TTGGCAATAAAAACACCAATCATCAAAACATCAaatgccaaaagcacaccaaTCATATTactatatttacaagccaaacataacaacTAGTTCATCAAACACAAGTTCACctctacatgccattataaccttgatcaagatatcaaatctaccgatataatcgctggatagtaTGATacatctccgacaagcttccaacctgaccgagcttccaataatctgtaaagtaagagaaagatgaCTACGTAagaaatgaatgcttagtaagctcgacgaaataaaatgataaattttaccaaagtaaatacaatagttcaaacaataataatcaaCCATGAGAATTCCCTATCATCCACAATTTCAACCAATGAATTCATCTATGTTTAgatcaatattcaataaatagCAAATCTTTTgaattcattaaacaaattaccttatagagattttccatttgaagaatgacttacggataagagtacatcgttaAATCAACCGAACATACcagacagaagctcataagagctgatccaaccgaaacacaccagacagaagctcataagagctgatccaACTGAAACGCACCAAACATagagtataacacgagagttcgcaacaaatgttgaacatTGATTTACTCGGGTAATATACagatatctccctccaatactATCTCCACTCAAAGCCGCCGTAACACACCAAATCACAATTATACTCTATCCCGCTTTGAATCCAAACTGAgtatcaaattcaatattatatctcaaattaccattaactatcaataattaaaaataaatatacaagtTGTACCATGTTAATCTATTCAACAATTcatattgatgttaaattctaaccatacgaacttacttggccaAATcacagaaatgtcaaagtataaaggctatttgataatttttcattctcctcgattttctaTTCGATCTTGATCATGCAATGGTATAGCCATAGCCAAAGAAGCACGTCCATGGTGAATTCGGTGGTGAACAAAaccaaaaatgaagaagaaaaccttatgttttcttattttaacattattatattattttaatattagaaaataatatataaaacatataaaattaaaggaaattaaaactTAAACCGTCCACCATCTTAAGAATGAGTAATTTACCCattaaaatttaaaggaaattaaaacttaaacttttacactaatagcgattgactttttcaactattACGATTTAgttcctttttgcttaattaactatcgaaacgttaaaattttttaatgaaactttaacaaattcctgttaaataaaataagagattgcttgcaagttaaattaaacataatatatttttttctagaagatttaacatttattagtataaataaactcttttacaacattagaaaacaCATTCGTtaaaatattagaactcataacacttttggaggaGAATTTTGCGTTTACGTGTTTGgtttttttatctccatcttttgtactcttcgtttttttGCTATTATAGTAAATTATCTTtactcgtggttttttatcctctttagagaagtttttccatgttaaatttgtgtgtttaatttctcaatttcttcctctatttttatttattcgttgcttaatcgaGTCAATCCCTAAcaattttatttgttctttattttcaatcttttttattttataacacgttaccaacactattcttttttattttataatatgacCACTCCAAATCTGTTGCTTAAGTTGTTGTCGATTGCCTTCTAGAGCTATTACAATTTCTATCTTTAATTGAGGCCTGCACACTATGGATAATAATTAtccaaagaaattaaatttatataatccaTACGTAGGTGatgatgatgttaaagatctttagtatattttactatgatttatttattataccaTGTTTATTATAACATGTTaaacattttctttaaatataaaatttttcctTATTTTCCTCTTTTTATGCTTACGCTAATTTTTTAATTAGATTATCTTCACGTtcgataaaaaataattattttgagtttGGTTACTATTTctcttaataatattattttaaaagtttgaatAGGTTGTTCTTCCATACAAGAATGTGCTTTTAtattgcattttaattttaattttatatatgcaagtggtaatatataaataattgtattaatatttagggtaaattatataaatagtcacttaattataaaaaaatattttaggaatTAAAAAGATATACAATTTAAGTATCCAAGTTACATAATTCgatcattttagtcatttaagatttttttggcatttttttaAAGCATTATCCGAGGTGAATTTAAAAATGAAAGAGTTATGTTTTTAATGTGAGTAATTTTAAAAGAGTGATCAAAATGATCGAATTATATAAAGTAcgcatttaaattataaaaattataaaatacttgcctaaaattaaaattttaaataattaaattactatAAAAATAGTTTACACTAACAATTATTGAAAATAAGAGaaacttaaaaaaagaagaagatattgataattttttaagagACATCCATATTTATGTTGATAAACTAGCTAACAACATCAAAGAACACCACTGTCACcaccattttcattttcacacaaattttgtttttcttttttcctttttgtttgacCTATTAAAGACTCACCCATTTCTCCACCAAAAAAACTTCTTTGTATCATCTTTTACATCCCATTTCAATCAATCTCTcaaaatttcccccttttttctGTCTGTAATCGCCCTGAGTTTTGTATCTTCGTTTTTTATCCCCAAAATCCAAGGAGCAAGGCTGCCTTGTTTCCCCCAAGTATTGACTTTTATTTCTGGGGTTTTCCCCTTTATTTAAGTTGAGccccaaaaattatttttctcaacatTTCGTAAGGATCTGAGCTTGACCCAACAAGTTGTTTTGAGGATATTTGATCTGCGAGTTCTTTTGTTTTTGTTGGTACATGTTTTTTTCCTAAGCTTGTTTGATGATCAGTTTTACCCttgattatttatatttgatgaaaatttgaATGATCTGTTTGAGAATTGTTTGGTTACTGAGAACCTGATCTTAACTGAttgtgaaatgaaaagttttcatgtgaaaatttcaatttttctgTTTCTTATATCATATTTTGGGGGTGATGAAATTTAAATATTGCTGATTGAGCATTGTTGTTTTGTTTGATAGATTTAAAGAGCTGAAATATTATTTCttatattgtaaattttttatgtttattttgtttgatactGAATGACTGATTCCCGCGATCTAtgaagtttgatttttttattatcaaatatgTGATGTACTTGCATTGATTTTTGTATGGTTGCAGCTACATTTGCTTTGtaattggtaaaaataaaatCTCTTTTGAAGGGTATTTGCTAAATAGTCTATTTGGTATCCGCTTTGAGAGAAATCTAATGGATGATTTATAGCAAGAATTGCATGTTTCCACATTTTGCTAAATTACTCAATGATTGTGtttttattgtttataatttgGTATCTGGCAATGTCATGACAGCAAAAGCTTATGTaaatcttggtttttttttttcgtAAGGGcgctttaaaaaatttcattactTAGTCATTGATCATTTGATCTTTGCAAATCTGCGGTGCTTTGCTATATGTGTTTATTAGTTTCTATGTTGGTAAAGTTGGTTACTTTTTTGGTTACAGGAGATCTGGAGTGGTGCTGAGGGAAGTCGGGCAATGTGAATTGCATGGAGTGAGGATGCCAGAATTGCGAAGTGGAGCCCGGAGATCGAAACGCCTTGGTGATCTTGAGCCTCCTTCTCAGCCTGTTGTTCAAGCAGAGAATTGGGTACTGCCTGCTCAAAACAGATCAAGGAGGAGAGTTGGTGGAAGAGGAAGGGGTAATGCTGTAGGTGTAGCCAAAGGACCCTCACCAGCGGTACCCACAAGGCCAAGAGCTGCTGGTAGAGGCCGGGGCATTAGGTTGACAGATTTTGACCCTGAGCTTTGTCAAGTTCTTCCTGAGGCTGCACCTTTGGCTGCGGCTGAACCTGTTTTCAACCAAGCAGAGGTAGTGGCAGATAAAGATATTGCGATGGAGGGTGGAAGTGGTGACAAAATAGTGGGAGTTGAAGAAGAAGCTAGCACAACCCCGGTTCCTGAAATGGTGCTTCATATTACTAATTTAATATTTCCTTTTTGctagatatatttatttttagctTAAGTCTTCCATATTAAGTTGCCTCACTCTTGATGAGAAAAGCAGCTGAGTACAATTTTTTTCCTGTATGCTTTTTTTCAGTTAAGAGCTGACTATGTTGCTAATACAATTTCAGATATAGTGGTTTCTTTATTTCAGCATTTAAAATTTGCTGAAAACTATTTGGATAATCATTTCTGTTTTGAGTTTATCATTAGTTTCTTACCAACAAAAACATTCCTCGTTAGTTAGTCGTTCTTCTTAAGGAAGCTCTTGACTGAATATCACTTTGTTACTCATTGCAGGTACAAGTGGGCAATTCTCCTGCATATAAGGTAGAAAGGAAATTGGGTAAGGGTGGTTTTGGCCAAGTTTATGTCGGCCGAAGGGTAAGTGGCGGTAGTGATAGAATTGGACCAGATGCAATTGAGGTATGGCTTGGAAACTCATGCCTTGTTTAAGGGTTTTCCAGGTTAATCCACTTGGGATGTAATGTTATGAGATGTTTTCATCACAGGTAGCCTTGAAGTTAGAGCACCGAAACAGTAAAGGTTGCAATTATGGTCCACCTTATGAGTGGCAAGTCTACAAGTATggcatttttatcataaaaattattaaacattactatctattttggTGCAGTGAGGAAATTCTAACTGTTTTCCTTTTAATCTAATTGTGAAATGAAAAGTACCCTAAATGGATGCTATGGGATTCCTGGGGTGCACTACAAGGGTCGCCAGGGAGACTTCTACATTCTGgtgatttttcattttcattttgtttttgtttttagctCTGTAGTGTCTTAACTCACTAATTACTTAATGTATCTTACAAAACTATAATGAATGTTTCAGGTAATGGATATGCTTGGTCCTAGTCTCTGGGATGTTTGGAATTCTCTAGGACAATCGTAAGAAATAgaatcttcttcttttctctttgctgTACCTACCCGTACATTTCTACCCGAGTACATATGTCTGCTATACTCTTTCAGCTTTGTAACATGTTGTACTGTGACAGGATGTCACCAAATATGGTTGCCTGCATTGCAGTGGAGGCAATATCAATTCTTGAAAGGCTTCATTTAAAGGGGTTGGTCATACATTACCCTTCTGCATTTTACTAAATTCACCTTCCTGTTTTGCATAGTAGCAACTTATTGTTATTGTTTATTGTCTGCTTGAAGAAAGGTTTGTGCATGGCGACGTGAAACCTGAGAATTTTCTATTAGGTCAACCAGGATCAGTCGATGAGAAGAAGCTATATCTTATTGATCTTGGTTTAGGTATATTTGCCTCTGTCCTCTCTTCCCTGCTAATTGTATTTTCTTCCTGAACTGTCAACCATGATCACATCATGGTTAACTACTAGTTTATATTCTCTTCAATGGAagatttctattttattttcagtCATGTCTTATTGAATTGTAATAAATGCTATTCAAGATTTGGTACTTATTACTGCCTGCCTCCCATGTTCTTGGATCAGCCTCTAGATGGAAAGATGCACACTCTGATAAACACATTGATTATGATCAGAGGCCTGATGTATTCAGGTGCGTATacctgtttttttttaaatgtcattAATTATTGCTTAAGCTTGGTATTAATATCTTTGGATATTTCTTCTGTCAGGGGAACAATTAGGTATGCTAGTGTACATGCTCATTTAGGTCGGACTGGAAGTCATAGGGATGACCTTGAGTCATTGGCATACACATTGATATTTCTCATAAAAGGACGGTTACCATGGCAGGGTTATCAGGTTTCGTTTGTTGTTTTGATTGATGATTTACGTAATCTGATTTTATTTCCTGCCTGAGTTATTCTTGTTTACTTTTTGGAACTGCACAGGGGGATGACAAAAGTTTTCTGGTTTGCAAGAAAAAGATGGGTACATCTCCAGAGTTGATGTGCTGCTTTTGTCCTGCCCCGTTCAAGCAGTTTCTTGAAGCTGTTATAAATATGAAGTTTGATGAGGAGCCCAATTATGCCAAGCTCATATCCTTCTTTGAAAGCCTAATTGATCCATGCATACCATTGAGACCAATTAGAATTGATGGAGCTCTTAAGGTTGTTGTTTTCCCCCCTCAATTAAACTGGATTGCATAGGGTATTCGAATGAACAACCTTTCTCTGTTTGCTTTTGTATAAATAGGTTGGGCAAAAGCGTGGAAGATTAGTCATTAAtttggaagaagatgagcaaccTAAGAAAAAAGTACGACTGGGTAGTCCTGCTACTCAGTGGGTTTCTGTTTACAATGCACGACGCCCCATGAAGCAGCGGTAAAGTTGCATTTTCTTGTTAAATATAATATTCATTTGTACTTCTGCTTTTATCATGTACCACTCTATCATTATATCTCCACTGCTGGGTTTAATTGAGTGGTATGAATATCAACATTTGCCAGAAGCTATTCAGGCA is part of the Gossypium hirsutum isolate 1008001.06 chromosome D11, Gossypium_hirsutum_v2.1, whole genome shotgun sequence genome and encodes:
- the LOC107933855 gene encoding casein kinase 1-like protein HD16, with amino-acid sequence MPELRSGARRSKRLGDLEPPSQPVVQAENWVLPAQNRSRRRVGGRGRGNAVGVAKGPSPAVPTRPRAAGRGRGIRLTDFDPELCQVLPEAAPLAAAEPVFNQAEVVADKDIAMEGGSGDKIVGVEEEASTTPVPEMVQVGNSPAYKVERKLGKGGFGQVYVGRRVSGGSDRIGPDAIEVALKLEHRNSKGCNYGPPYEWQVYNTLNGCYGIPGVHYKGRQGDFYILVMDMLGPSLWDVWNSLGQSMSPNMVACIAVEAISILERLHLKGFVHGDVKPENFLLGQPGSVDEKKLYLIDLGLASRWKDAHSDKHIDYDQRPDVFRGTIRYASVHAHLGRTGSHRDDLESLAYTLIFLIKGRLPWQGYQGDDKSFLVCKKKMGTSPELMCCFCPAPFKQFLEAVINMKFDEEPNYAKLISFFESLIDPCIPLRPIRIDGALKVGQKRGRLVINLEEDEQPKKKVRLGSPATQWVSVYNARRPMKQRYHYNVADSRLHQHVEKGNEDALFISCVASAANLWALIMDAGTGFTSQVYELSAVFLHKDWIMEQWERNYYISSIAGANNGSSLVVMSKGTPYTQQSYKVSESFPFKWINKKWKEGFHVTSMTTAGSRWGVVMSRNAGFSDQVVELDFLYPSEGIHRRWESGYRITSMAATVDQAAFILSIPKRKTMDETQETLRTSAFPSTHVKGKWAKNLYIASICYGRTVC